A single genomic interval of Xyrauchen texanus isolate HMW12.3.18 chromosome 48, RBS_HiC_50CHRs, whole genome shotgun sequence harbors:
- the LOC127640013 gene encoding uncharacterized protein LOC127640013, whose translation MFLLTNLDVLRENMVPVLLLLHLCLWHFEGVFGVDPDKVKSVSVMEGDSVTLHTDDTEILRDDDVLHWMFGAQNPDTVIAQINRPANITSIMDEQLRFRLQLNDQTGDLTITNITTAHTGLYKVQISRNTISFNIFNVTVYARLPVPVIIRDSSQCSSSSKCVLVCSVVNVTQVTLSWYKGNSLLSSISVSDLNRSLALHLECVDDSYSCVINNPIRNQTKHLDITEVCQPCSGDCVHCCAFTEAVIRLVLSALVGVASVAVLVYDITSRREVTSPS comes from the exons ATGTTTTTACTTACTAATTTGGACGTACTGCGGGAGAATATGGTTCCTGTATTACTTTTGCTGCATTTATGCTTGTGGCATTTTGAGG gtgtgtttggtgttgatCCAGATAAAGTGAAGtcagtgtcagtgatggagggagattctgtcactttacACACTGATGATACTGAAATACTGAGAGATGATGATGTTTTACACTGGATGTTTGGAGCTCAGAATCCAGATACTGTTATAGCACAAATCAACAGACCAGCAAATATAACCTCAATAATGGACGAACAGTTGAGATTCAGACTGCAGCTGAACGATCAGACTGGAGATCTCACCATCACAAACATCACAACCGCACACACTGGACTTTATAAAGTACAGATCAgcagaaacacaatatcatttaatatattcAATGTGACTGTTTATG CTCGTCTGCCGGTTCCtgtgatcatcagagactcttctcaatgttcttcaagctctaaatgtgtgttggtgtgttcagtggtgaatgtgacacaggtgactctctcctggtacaaaggaaacagtttattgtcctccatcagtgtgtctgatctcaacagaaGTCTCGCTCTACATCTGGAGTGTGTCGATGATTCttacagctgtgtgatcaacaatcccatcagaaaccagactaaacatctcGACATTACTGAAGTCTGTCAGCCGTGTTCAGGTG ATTGTGTTCACTGTTGTGCTTTCACTGAAGCTGTGATCCGATTGGTCCTCTCTGCTCTGGTGGGCGTGGCTTCTGTTGCTGTACTAGTTTATGACATCACATCCAGAAGAGAAGTGACATCACCATCATGA